GGTCACCCGGGGAAAGACGTCGACGATGATCAGTTCATTCGCCCGCAGGAGGCCGGAGCCGCGGCAGTGGGGATCGCAGGCCTGGACACCTCCCGCAACGATGGTGTCCTCCGAAACAGCCCCCCGCTCCAGGCAGGCTTTTTCCACTTCGAGGCGAAGCCGTTCAGAAGTGAGGCGCCGATTCTGGTAAACAATGAACTCGCCGACGATCCGCGAGGACTGCAGGACCCGTTCGGCGGCCCGGATACCCGCCGCGCTGCAGCGGTTGCCTTCGGCAATGGCGGCTGCCTCGGCATCCGTCTTGAATTCCCGCTGCGGGAAAAGCATTCCCCGGGCGACGTCGACGGCCAGGCCGCCGGACGTCAGGGCGAAGGCCAGGCCCACCGGGAAGTCCGATCCCACCCGGACAGTCTGAATGCCCCGTTCGCGACAGAAGAGCCGAATGACTTCCGACGGTCCCGGGACGGCGCCTTTCTTCCCATTCCTGGCCCGTTCCTGCCATTCCTCGAGGGACAAGATCGTGTCAAAGCCCGATTCACGGCCGGCCCGGCCGATTTCGAGCCGACTGAAGAAACCGATTTTCTCGCCTTCCAGATGAATTGAAATGAAGGGATCCGGCACCTGGAAGCCTCCCGAATAGAACTGGTCGGCACTTTTTCGGGTGTCGGCGTATTGAAGTATCGGTGTCTCTTGCCGGACCGATCGGCTTTTTTGCTTGGCCTTCATAATTCCACTCAGTCTGCCAGATGCAGTTTGTCAACGACACGCCAAATCGCCAAAACTCGGCAACGATTCCCTCAAAGTCCGTTACAGCTGATGCCCGATTCCTCTGAATATCCGTCCTTGCGTCACCGCTTCGTCTCCCC
This sequence is a window from Opitutaceae bacterium. Protein-coding genes within it:
- a CDS encoding Xaa-Pro peptidase family protein, which translates into the protein MKAKQKSRSVRQETPILQYADTRKSADQFYSGGFQVPDPFISIHLEGEKIGFFSRLEIGRAGRESGFDTILSLEEWQERARNGKKGAVPGPSEVIRLFCRERGIQTVRVGSDFPVGLAFALTSGGLAVDVARGMLFPQREFKTDAEAAAIAEGNRCSAAGIRAAERVLQSSRIVGEFIVYQNRRLTSERLRLEVEKACLERGAVSEDTIVAGGVQACDPHCRGSGLLRANELIIVDVFPRVTATGFYGDMTRTFLKGRASEAQKKLVATVQEGQRIALEQIRSGVSGASIHRKVSAWFEAQGYRTTETSDGPVGFFHGTGHGLGLEVHEPPRISAVGPRLRRNQVVTVEPGLYYPGIGGCRIEDVVRVGTKGPEMLSKLHYRWQIR